In one Mycobacteroides chelonae genomic region, the following are encoded:
- a CDS encoding acyltransferase family protein gives MTAVPATDSAPVVHGPGRVAALTGIRAVAATLVVATHAAYSTGNYVVDGVSPWRAYLHLMQARLEIGVPIFFVLSGFLLFLPWVRAAADGTASPSVKRYAWHRFRRIMPAYWILVAIAYTWYHIRDQYPNPGHTWLGLLRNLTLTQIYTSNYGYRYIHQGMTQIWSLAVEAAFYVALPLLAWLLIKKLCGGQWHPVRLLVGLGGLVLVTPAWMTLVYTVSALPDGAKLWLPAYLSWFVGGMILSVLAVMGVRCYALVTVPLAIICYLIVSTRIAGDPTTSPWALPQALTKSIFYVVIATLLVAPAGLGDNGWYVRFLSSRPMVWLGEISYELFLIHMILMEIVMVDLLHYHVYTGSVVIVFLVTMVVSVPASWLIHRAAQMLLAWGSRLRRSLVQRTP, from the coding sequence ATGACGGCGGTCCCCGCGACTGACAGTGCCCCCGTCGTCCATGGTCCCGGACGCGTCGCTGCGCTCACGGGTATCCGGGCGGTGGCCGCGACCCTCGTGGTGGCCACCCACGCGGCTTACAGCACCGGGAACTACGTCGTCGACGGCGTCTCTCCATGGCGGGCCTATCTGCACCTGATGCAGGCTCGTTTGGAGATCGGTGTCCCGATTTTCTTCGTTCTGTCCGGGTTCTTGCTGTTCCTGCCCTGGGTGCGGGCCGCTGCTGACGGTACTGCCTCACCTTCGGTGAAACGCTATGCCTGGCACAGGTTTCGGCGCATCATGCCTGCGTACTGGATTCTGGTGGCGATCGCGTACACCTGGTATCACATCCGGGATCAGTATCCGAACCCCGGACACACCTGGCTGGGCTTACTGCGAAACCTCACGCTCACCCAGATTTACACCTCCAATTACGGGTATCGCTATATCCATCAAGGCATGACCCAGATCTGGAGCCTTGCCGTCGAGGCGGCGTTCTACGTCGCATTGCCCTTGTTGGCGTGGCTGCTGATCAAGAAACTCTGTGGGGGTCAGTGGCATCCGGTGCGCCTGCTGGTCGGTCTGGGTGGTCTGGTCCTGGTGACACCGGCATGGATGACGCTGGTGTACACAGTCAGTGCCCTTCCGGACGGTGCGAAACTATGGCTTCCGGCCTACCTTTCATGGTTCGTGGGCGGCATGATTCTGTCCGTTCTCGCCGTGATGGGTGTGCGGTGCTACGCGTTGGTGACTGTGCCGCTCGCGATCATCTGCTACCTCATCGTGTCCACGCGGATAGCCGGAGACCCGACCACCTCGCCGTGGGCACTGCCGCAAGCGCTGACCAAATCGATCTTCTACGTGGTGATTGCGACATTGCTGGTCGCGCCCGCCGGGTTGGGTGACAACGGCTGGTATGTCAGGTTTCTCTCGTCGCGGCCCATGGTGTGGCTGGGGGAGATCTCTTACGAGCTGTTCCTGATCCACATGATCCTGATGGAGATCGTGATGGTCGACCTACTGCACTACCACGTCTACACCGGGTCGGTGGTGATCGTTTTCCTGGTGACGATGGTGGTCAGCGTGCCCGCGTCGTGGCTGATTCACCGGGCTGCGCAGATGCTGCTGGCGTGGGGTTCACGTCTGCGGAGATCATTGGTGCAACGAACTCCGTGA
- a CDS encoding TetR/AcrR family transcriptional regulator, whose protein sequence is MSWLADTRTSVAAEKILDAAAELFVRDGVAAVGMNEIAKAAGCSRATLYRYFENREALHIAYVHREARTITGQVTTAVAGIDDPTERLVSAVLTSLRVVRENPALSAWFRPGEYVGGSLALHSEVLNAMVSAFVDGTVADPESHLRAKWYVRVIISLLSYPEDNPDDERTLITEFVAPMISADVNPTPAASAQPGESATTRAR, encoded by the coding sequence GTGAGCTGGTTGGCCGACACCCGAACATCGGTAGCCGCGGAGAAGATTCTCGACGCAGCTGCCGAGCTGTTCGTGCGCGACGGGGTCGCCGCCGTCGGCATGAATGAAATCGCCAAGGCCGCCGGCTGTTCCCGCGCGACGCTGTACCGGTACTTCGAGAACCGCGAGGCGCTGCACATCGCCTACGTGCACCGCGAGGCACGAACCATCACCGGACAGGTCACCACAGCGGTCGCCGGAATCGACGATCCGACGGAACGTCTGGTGAGTGCCGTACTCACCAGCCTGCGAGTGGTACGCGAAAACCCGGCGCTATCGGCCTGGTTCCGTCCCGGCGAGTACGTCGGCGGATCACTCGCCTTGCATTCGGAAGTTCTGAACGCCATGGTGTCGGCGTTCGTCGACGGCACAGTCGCGGACCCCGAATCCCACCTGCGGGCAAAATGGTATGTCCGGGTGATCATCTCGCTGCTGTCGTACCCGGAGGACAACCCCGACGACGAGCGCACTCTGATCACGGAGTTCGTTGCACCAATGATCTCCGCAGACGTGAACCCCACGCCAGCAGCATCTGCGCAGCCCGGTGAATCAGCCACGACGCGGGCACGCTGA
- a CDS encoding cytochrome P450, whose translation MSLDVSHAVVPRYIPGASDNWTDPWPMYEALRDHDPVHHVVPEHAPADDYYVLTRHADVYEAARDWETFSSARGLTVMYGDLEKTGMGDNPPMVMQDPPTHTTFRKLVSRGFTPRQVVAVEPKVREFVVERLERLKERGEGDIVVELFKPLPSMVVAHYLGVPEEDRAQFDAWTDGIVAAASGGAIDIEAMQGEVAQTIGELMMYFTGLIERRRAEPEDDTVSHLVAAGVGADGDISGTLQILGFAFTMVTGGNDTTTGMLGGAIQLLHKYPEQRRMLIEDPSRIPGAVEEFLRLTSPVQGLARTATRDVTIGDTTIPAGRRALLLYGSANRDEREYGDDAGELNVLRNPGKLLTFSHGNHHCLGAAAARMQSRVALEELLTRIPDFEVDMDGVTWADGSYVRRPLTVPIRVR comes from the coding sequence ATGTCACTTGATGTGTCTCACGCAGTTGTGCCGCGCTACATCCCCGGAGCCTCCGACAACTGGACCGATCCCTGGCCGATGTACGAAGCCCTGCGCGACCACGATCCGGTACACCACGTGGTGCCCGAGCATGCCCCCGCCGACGACTATTACGTGCTCACCCGGCATGCCGATGTCTACGAGGCCGCTCGCGATTGGGAGACGTTCTCCTCGGCACGGGGTCTGACCGTCATGTACGGCGACCTGGAGAAGACCGGCATGGGCGATAACCCGCCCATGGTCATGCAGGACCCGCCCACGCATACCACTTTCCGCAAGCTCGTCTCCCGCGGATTCACACCGCGCCAAGTCGTCGCCGTGGAACCCAAGGTGCGCGAGTTCGTGGTGGAACGCCTTGAGCGCCTCAAGGAACGCGGCGAGGGCGATATCGTCGTAGAGCTGTTCAAACCGTTGCCCTCGATGGTTGTCGCGCACTACCTCGGGGTGCCCGAAGAGGACCGCGCACAGTTCGACGCCTGGACCGATGGCATCGTCGCGGCGGCATCCGGCGGCGCCATCGACATCGAGGCCATGCAGGGCGAGGTCGCTCAGACCATCGGTGAACTGATGATGTACTTCACCGGGCTGATTGAACGACGACGTGCCGAACCCGAGGACGACACCGTGTCGCACCTGGTCGCGGCGGGCGTCGGTGCGGACGGAGATATCAGCGGGACGCTCCAGATCCTCGGTTTCGCATTCACCATGGTGACGGGCGGTAACGATACGACCACCGGAATGCTGGGCGGTGCAATACAACTGCTGCATAAATATCCCGAACAGCGGCGAATGCTGATCGAGGATCCATCGCGCATTCCGGGAGCGGTCGAGGAATTCCTGCGCCTGACATCTCCGGTGCAGGGGCTCGCGCGCACCGCGACCCGCGATGTCACCATCGGTGATACCACCATTCCGGCGGGGCGGCGTGCGCTGCTGCTCTACGGCAGCGCCAATCGCGATGAGCGCGAATACGGAGATGATGCAGGCGAACTGAATGTCCTGCGGAACCCGGGCAAGCTACTTACCTTCAGTCACGGGAATCACCACTGCCTGGGAGCCGCCGCGGCGCGCATGCAATCGCGGGTGGCTCTTGAGGAACTACTCACCCGCATACCGGATTTCGAGGTCGACATGGACGGAGTCACCTGGGCGGACGGCTCGTATGTGCGAAGGCCCCTGACGGTCCCCATCCGCGTGCGATGA
- a CDS encoding FAD-binding oxidoreductase gives MSQTALDELATTLGEGAVITDPDITASYRQDRAFDPDAGTPLAVVRPSSTEQVSATLKWASTHHIPVVPRGAGTGLSGGSTAQDGAIVLSTERMRAITIDTTTRVAIAQPGALNAEVKASAAEHGLWYPPDPSSFEICSIGGNIATNAGGLCCVKYGVTTDYVLGMHVVLADGTILRLGGPRLKDVAGLSLTKLFVGSEGSLGVITEVTLRLLPPQPPPCTVVATFNSVTEAADAVLAITAQIRPSMLEFMDSVAINAVEDKLKMGLDREAAAMLVARSDERGRTSAEDADLIARIFTDHHAAEVFSTDDQEEGEAFVAARRFAIPAVEAKGPLLLEDVGVPLPKLAELVKGVEAIATQHRLLISVIAHAGDGNTHPLIVHNPNNPDESQRAHAAFGAIMNLAISLGGTITGEHGVGRLKKPWLGGQVGPEVLEVNRRIKQALDPAGILNPGTLV, from the coding sequence ATGAGCCAGACCGCCCTCGACGAGCTCGCAACCACCCTCGGCGAGGGTGCGGTCATCACCGATCCGGATATCACCGCCTCCTATCGACAGGACCGCGCCTTCGATCCTGACGCCGGAACGCCCTTGGCGGTGGTACGTCCCAGCAGCACTGAGCAGGTCTCCGCGACCCTGAAATGGGCCAGCACCCATCACATCCCCGTCGTGCCCCGCGGTGCGGGCACTGGACTATCCGGGGGGTCGACCGCCCAGGACGGCGCTATCGTGCTGTCGACCGAACGGATGCGCGCCATCACGATCGACACCACCACGCGTGTCGCGATCGCCCAGCCCGGCGCCCTCAACGCGGAAGTAAAGGCCAGCGCCGCCGAACACGGTCTCTGGTACCCGCCGGACCCATCGTCCTTCGAGATCTGCAGCATCGGCGGCAACATCGCGACCAACGCAGGTGGGCTGTGCTGCGTCAAGTACGGCGTCACCACCGACTACGTGCTGGGCATGCACGTCGTCCTGGCCGACGGCACAATCCTGAGACTGGGCGGACCGCGACTGAAAGATGTTGCTGGACTGAGCCTTACAAAGCTCTTCGTGGGCAGTGAGGGGTCCCTGGGGGTCATCACCGAGGTCACGCTGCGGCTACTGCCCCCACAACCGCCGCCGTGCACCGTGGTGGCGACGTTCAATTCGGTAACCGAGGCGGCCGATGCGGTACTGGCCATTACCGCACAGATCCGGCCTTCAATGCTGGAGTTCATGGACTCGGTGGCGATCAACGCGGTTGAGGACAAATTGAAGATGGGGCTGGACCGCGAGGCCGCCGCCATGCTCGTCGCCCGCTCGGATGAACGCGGTCGAACGTCGGCAGAGGATGCGGACCTTATCGCACGGATCTTTACCGATCATCATGCTGCCGAGGTCTTTTCCACCGATGACCAGGAGGAGGGCGAGGCCTTCGTCGCGGCACGAAGGTTCGCGATCCCTGCGGTGGAAGCAAAGGGGCCGCTGCTACTGGAAGACGTGGGCGTTCCACTCCCCAAGCTCGCCGAGCTGGTGAAAGGAGTGGAAGCCATCGCGACACAACACCGGTTGCTCATCTCGGTGATCGCACACGCCGGTGACGGCAACACCCATCCACTGATCGTGCACAACCCCAACAACCCCGATGAGTCGCAGCGCGCCCATGCCGCGTTCGGCGCGATCATGAATCTGGCGATCTCTTTGGGAGGCACCATCACCGGCGAGCACGGGGTGGGCCGCCTCAAGAAGCCATGGTTGGGCGGCCAGGTCGGCCCGGAGGTGCTGGAGGTCAATCGCCGAATCAAACAGGCTCTCGACCCGGCGGGCATCCTCAACCCAGGGACGCTCGTCTAG
- a CDS encoding mycofactocin-coupled SDR family oxidoreductase, translating into MADFERRTALITGGARGMGRSHALALAEAGADIAICDRCENSDVVGYPLATEDDLAETVAMVEKTGRQCISAKLDVKDRAALEAFVAETEESLGGIDIAITNAGISTIALLPDVESAQWDEVIGTNLTGTFNTIAAVAPGMIKRNYGRIVTVSSMLGHSATWAQASYVSSKWGVIGLTKVAAHDLVGYGITVNAVAPGNIETPMTQNDFVFGMMRPDLEKPTLKDVESVFASLHLQYAPFLKAEEVTRAVLFLAHEASSHITGTVLPIDAGATARMI; encoded by the coding sequence GTGGCTGATTTCGAGAGAAGAACTGCACTGATCACCGGCGGCGCACGCGGCATGGGGCGTTCGCACGCACTGGCGCTGGCCGAGGCGGGCGCTGATATCGCGATCTGTGACCGCTGCGAGAACAGCGACGTCGTGGGGTATCCGCTGGCAACCGAGGACGACCTGGCCGAGACGGTCGCGATGGTCGAAAAGACCGGGCGGCAGTGCATCTCAGCCAAACTTGATGTGAAGGACCGTGCAGCGCTGGAGGCGTTCGTCGCCGAGACCGAGGAGTCACTCGGCGGAATCGATATCGCGATCACCAACGCTGGTATCAGCACCATCGCGCTGCTGCCCGACGTTGAGTCTGCCCAATGGGACGAGGTTATCGGCACCAATCTCACCGGAACCTTCAACACCATCGCGGCCGTGGCACCCGGCATGATCAAGCGGAACTACGGCCGGATCGTCACGGTCTCCTCGATGCTCGGCCACAGCGCAACGTGGGCGCAGGCCTCGTACGTGTCGTCGAAGTGGGGCGTCATCGGACTGACCAAGGTCGCCGCGCATGACCTCGTCGGCTACGGCATCACCGTCAACGCCGTCGCACCGGGCAACATCGAAACCCCGATGACACAAAACGATTTCGTCTTCGGCATGATGCGGCCCGATCTTGAGAAACCGACCCTCAAGGACGTCGAGTCCGTCTTCGCATCGCTGCACCTGCAGTACGCCCCCTTCCTCAAAGCCGAGGAAGTCACCCGCGCCGTGTTGTTCCTGGCTCACGAAGCCAGCTCGCATATCACCGGGACGGTGCTGCCGATCGACGCCGGCGCGACAGCGCGAATGATATGA
- a CDS encoding MFS transporter, with product MSSPTADSPTIDQVNRRPVLLLLFASVVAAIGNGVSIVAIPWLVLQRTGSAADAAIVAAAGTLPLVFSTLISGTAVDFFGRRKMSIISDVLSLLSVSAIPILAMTTGLSVPLLAGLAALGAIFDPAGITARESMLPAAAKAAGWSLDRMNSMYEAVFNVAYIVGPGLGGLLIASIGGVNTMWATAATFVVSVVAITFLKVDGSGKPAAETKPTGVVSGVVEGLKFVWNVKILRTLALIDMAITALYLPIESVLLPKHFSDAGTPQQLGWILMAISVGGLLGALGYATMVRYVQRRTIMLCATFTAGITTLGMSLLPPIAVLLVLGACLGFIYGPVAPIANYVMQTRSPEHLRGRVVGVMTSTAYCAGPLGFMLAGPIADKFGVASTLTIIGIPMILIAVASTQMPVLRELDRGEQRPHNDPTR from the coding sequence ATGTCCTCTCCGACGGCGGATTCGCCGACAATCGATCAGGTGAATCGCCGGCCGGTACTCCTGCTGCTCTTCGCATCCGTTGTGGCCGCCATCGGCAACGGTGTGTCGATCGTGGCGATCCCCTGGCTGGTGCTGCAGCGCACCGGCTCGGCCGCGGATGCCGCGATCGTCGCCGCCGCCGGCACCCTGCCCCTGGTCTTCTCCACCCTGATCTCGGGGACCGCGGTCGACTTCTTCGGGCGCCGCAAGATGTCGATCATCTCCGACGTTCTCTCGCTGTTATCCGTCTCTGCCATACCGATTCTGGCGATGACGACCGGGCTGAGCGTGCCGCTGCTTGCGGGCCTCGCCGCACTCGGCGCCATCTTCGACCCCGCCGGGATCACCGCACGCGAATCAATGCTGCCTGCCGCGGCGAAGGCTGCCGGCTGGTCCCTCGACCGGATGAACAGCATGTACGAAGCGGTGTTCAACGTCGCCTACATCGTGGGACCAGGTCTAGGAGGTCTACTGATCGCCTCCATCGGCGGTGTCAACACCATGTGGGCCACCGCTGCGACGTTCGTCGTGTCGGTAGTGGCCATCACCTTCCTCAAGGTCGACGGCAGCGGGAAACCGGCCGCCGAAACCAAGCCCACCGGTGTCGTCAGCGGTGTCGTCGAGGGATTGAAGTTCGTCTGGAATGTCAAGATCCTGCGCACCCTGGCGCTCATCGACATGGCCATCACGGCGCTGTACCTGCCGATCGAAAGTGTATTGCTGCCCAAGCACTTCAGCGACGCCGGAACACCTCAGCAGCTCGGCTGGATACTCATGGCCATCTCGGTCGGCGGACTGCTCGGCGCCCTCGGGTACGCCACCATGGTGCGCTACGTCCAACGCCGCACCATCATGCTGTGCGCCACCTTCACCGCCGGCATCACCACGCTGGGTATGTCGCTCCTGCCGCCCATCGCGGTGCTGCTGGTACTGGGCGCATGCCTGGGCTTCATCTACGGACCGGTGGCGCCGATCGCCAACTACGTGATGCAGACCCGCTCCCCCGAACACTTGCGCGGCCGGGTGGTGGGCGTCATGACCTCCACCGCGTACTGCGCCGGGCCGCTCGGATTCATGCTCGCCGGCCCGATCGCCGACAAGTTCGGCGTCGCCTCGACCTTGACGATCATCGGCATACCCATGATCCTCATCGCCGTCGCCAGCACGCAAATGCCCGTCTTGCGGGAGTTGGACCGGGGCGAACAGCGGCCCCACAACGATCCCACTCGGTAG
- a CDS encoding HIT family protein has product MSCVFCAIVAGESPSFRVYEDETTLAFLDIRPITRGHTLVIPKAHAQDLTDLKPDDAAAIMTVGQRIANAMRDSELQSDGTNLALNDGRVAFQTVMHAHLHVVPRRGGDKLAFAKGFMVRRDPNLEATAQIIRAAVQAN; this is encoded by the coding sequence ATGTCGTGTGTCTTCTGCGCCATTGTCGCCGGCGAGTCGCCATCATTCCGTGTGTACGAGGACGAGACGACGCTCGCCTTCCTCGATATCCGCCCCATCACCCGCGGACACACCCTGGTGATCCCGAAGGCCCACGCACAGGACCTCACGGATCTGAAGCCCGATGACGCCGCCGCCATCATGACGGTGGGCCAGCGCATCGCCAACGCCATGCGCGATTCGGAGCTGCAGAGCGATGGCACCAACCTGGCGCTCAACGACGGCCGCGTCGCATTCCAGACGGTCATGCACGCGCACCTACACGTGGTGCCGCGACGCGGAGGCGACAAACTTGCCTTCGCAAAGGGATTCATGGTTCGTCGCGATCCCAACCTGGAAGCGACCGCCCAGATCATCCGCGCAGCGGTGCAGGCCAACTAG
- a CDS encoding DUF222 domain-containing protein, with amino-acid sequence MTTQASPVELGGTSHADVLSGRLHVSKGAARCRIADADRLATRRAATGEVLAPVLPRTAAAFERGEIGGEHVRIVRQF; translated from the coding sequence GTGACCACCCAAGCCTCGCCGGTTGAACTCGGTGGTACCTCGCATGCCGATGTTTTGTCTGGGCGGTTGCATGTGAGTAAGGGGGCGGCGCGGTGCCGGATCGCTGATGCTGACCGGTTGGCAACCCGACGGGCGGCGACCGGTGAGGTGTTGGCGCCCGTGTTGCCCCGCACCGCTGCGGCCTTTGAGCGAGGTGAGATCGGGGGCGAACACGTGCGGATCGTGCGGCAGTTCTAG
- a CDS encoding phosphopantetheine-binding protein has protein sequence MKGTLIPMSNLLSYDQIHTIVREELAEVLGIETEEVTTAPMSDQGVESLDIVELRRNLESKFRVTFPRSNVLSALADELGGKDRVYDAEGRITKLAEGALYQSAFGYTADDFQAGAWPHEVSGATTTAHWASMAHRLLNPSAGPVTGDELLVADVREALTQANSAVA, from the coding sequence ATGAAAGGCACTCTGATACCCATGAGCAATCTGCTTAGCTACGACCAGATTCACACCATTGTGCGTGAGGAATTGGCCGAGGTGCTCGGCATCGAGACCGAGGAAGTCACGACGGCGCCGATGTCTGACCAGGGCGTAGAGTCGCTCGATATCGTCGAACTCCGGCGCAATCTGGAGTCGAAGTTCCGTGTTACCTTCCCGCGCAGCAACGTTCTCAGCGCTCTCGCTGATGAGCTTGGAGGTAAGGACCGCGTGTACGACGCGGAAGGTCGGATCACCAAGCTGGCTGAAGGTGCGTTGTATCAATCGGCGTTCGGCTACACGGCCGACGACTTCCAGGCCGGTGCTTGGCCACACGAGGTTTCGGGGGCGACAACGACCGCCCATTGGGCGTCGATGGCGCATCGCCTCCTCAACCCTTCGGCTGGTCCGGTCACCGGCGATGAACTTCTGGTCGCCGATGTGCGGGAAGCACTTACTCAGGCCAACTCGGCTGTCGCATAG
- a CDS encoding beta-ketoacyl-[acyl-carrier-protein] synthase family protein has translation MELQKQSPDDDDVVITGIGLVAGTVTDPEELFWQLNDGASFIRQHQDHRDAELPASVSGHVDEETVRKLASALPEQAARVGAAGVIGWHAAVEAWKRSGLPNLAGSDRVGVFAACNKLAFAPDTLADLSRLYDRQAGTFDLDAYLDHREAVSDPPDDLLQFLPDTLTASLAEYFGLGGPLVTHAEACAAGGVAIGSGYRHIRSGELDVALVGGAERLTTYSIVTAFAALGALAPTGDKPSAEISRPFDKARNGFVIADGAAFLVLERRSHAEARGAQALARVAGYTGTAEAVRITSSERDGATYAACMRAAIADAGLSPSDIHHVNAHGTGTQANDECEAAALHLVFGADAASIPLTSTKSSLGHGFAASGAIEAVLSAMSLREQVIPPTLNFSEPDDVTKGLDVVTKARHCEFDTVLSNSFGFGGMNCTLILAKEA, from the coding sequence ATGGAGCTACAGAAACAGTCACCTGATGACGACGATGTAGTCATCACAGGGATTGGACTTGTCGCGGGTACGGTTACCGATCCCGAGGAGCTATTTTGGCAGTTGAACGACGGTGCCTCCTTCATCCGGCAGCACCAGGACCATCGCGATGCTGAGTTGCCCGCGTCGGTTTCCGGGCACGTAGATGAGGAAACCGTGCGCAAGCTGGCGAGTGCCTTGCCGGAGCAGGCGGCTCGGGTTGGTGCGGCTGGTGTAATCGGATGGCATGCGGCAGTGGAGGCTTGGAAGCGCAGTGGCCTGCCTAACCTTGCGGGCAGCGACCGGGTCGGTGTGTTTGCCGCGTGCAACAAGCTCGCGTTCGCGCCGGACACACTCGCGGATCTGTCTCGGCTCTATGACCGGCAAGCCGGCACGTTCGACCTCGACGCCTACCTGGACCATCGCGAGGCCGTATCGGATCCTCCGGATGATCTTCTGCAGTTTCTTCCGGATACGCTGACCGCCTCTCTGGCCGAGTATTTCGGCCTCGGTGGACCACTGGTGACTCATGCGGAGGCGTGTGCTGCGGGCGGTGTGGCGATCGGCAGCGGCTACCGGCATATTCGCTCCGGCGAATTGGATGTGGCGCTGGTCGGTGGCGCAGAGCGACTGACTACCTACAGCATCGTCACGGCTTTCGCCGCGCTCGGCGCGCTCGCCCCCACTGGTGACAAACCAAGCGCCGAGATAAGCAGGCCATTCGATAAGGCTCGCAACGGTTTCGTCATCGCCGACGGCGCCGCATTCCTTGTGCTGGAACGACGCTCGCACGCCGAAGCGCGTGGTGCACAGGCGCTGGCAAGAGTCGCCGGCTACACGGGCACCGCCGAAGCAGTACGGATAACCTCAAGCGAGCGGGACGGTGCGACATACGCGGCATGTATGCGTGCCGCGATCGCTGATGCCGGTCTGAGTCCGTCAGACATACATCATGTGAACGCTCACGGGACGGGTACGCAAGCCAACGACGAGTGCGAAGCTGCAGCTCTGCACTTGGTGTTCGGTGCCGACGCAGCCTCAATTCCGTTGACCAGCACCAAGTCCTCGCTCGGTCATGGATTTGCGGCAAGCGGCGCGATCGAAGCCGTGCTGTCTGCGATGAGCTTGCGTGAACAGGTTATTCCGCCCACGCTGAATTTCAGTGAGCCGGACGATGTCACCAAAGGGCTCGACGTAGTCACCAAGGCCCGGCACTGTGAATTCGACACCGTGCTCTCCAACTCCTTCGGCTTTGGCGGCATGAACTGCACACTAATCCTGGCAAAGGAAGCGTGA
- a CDS encoding beta-ketoacyl synthase N-terminal-like domain-containing protein, whose protein sequence is MNQRLAVGLCNPGLYSATGLGVEAVWEALRIGKKSTVPNEFMFGPWSEIPEVFAVPDPDASTLGIHRKALRTTVKQTRLAMYGAQLSLKGISDVGRPEWGAYLGLPMVLSPLLPQCDTPDLGEVAQDPEKIAELYLRDIPPFFALTDSNNTVAGHIAILFGLTGPTSVYSPFSDAGMQALIEGALAVAEGDCETALVGAVSPSISPWLALQYDDLDWNGAIPGEAAAFFSVGQSSDVVLTGYSRGFATSQNRPEVLAETLRNALRMAELSVEDVGWILADSPWTDEVAHAQHAAISGVFNDQAPVFSAEQAIGVTGPAQPLVHVLLARHGLLRGLRLLPANGNGDDAVAEESLSNNQAVVVLSCGVQGQVCAVVVEKVAR, encoded by the coding sequence ATGAATCAGCGGTTGGCGGTAGGACTGTGTAATCCAGGCTTGTATTCCGCAACCGGGCTCGGCGTGGAGGCCGTATGGGAAGCACTGCGAATAGGAAAAAAGAGCACTGTCCCAAACGAATTCATGTTCGGACCGTGGTCCGAGATTCCTGAAGTCTTCGCCGTTCCCGATCCAGATGCATCCACGCTTGGTATCCACCGAAAAGCACTGCGCACGACGGTGAAACAAACTCGCTTGGCGATGTATGGGGCCCAACTGTCACTGAAGGGCATCTCGGATGTTGGCCGCCCTGAGTGGGGCGCCTATCTCGGCCTACCTATGGTTCTCAGTCCGCTACTGCCGCAATGTGATACGCCTGACCTTGGCGAGGTGGCGCAAGACCCCGAGAAGATCGCCGAGCTGTATCTTCGAGATATTCCACCGTTCTTCGCGCTAACAGATTCGAACAACACGGTGGCTGGCCATATCGCAATCCTGTTTGGGTTGACCGGCCCCACGTCGGTGTATTCGCCCTTCTCCGACGCAGGCATGCAGGCGCTGATCGAAGGTGCACTCGCAGTTGCGGAAGGCGACTGTGAGACTGCGTTGGTCGGCGCGGTAAGCCCGTCTATATCCCCTTGGTTGGCATTGCAATACGACGATCTGGACTGGAACGGAGCGATCCCCGGCGAAGCGGCGGCATTCTTTAGCGTCGGGCAGTCCAGCGATGTTGTACTTACGGGCTACAGCCGCGGGTTCGCTACCAGTCAGAATCGCCCCGAGGTGCTTGCGGAGACGCTGCGAAATGCGTTGCGCATGGCCGAATTATCGGTTGAGGACGTGGGCTGGATACTGGCCGACAGCCCATGGACAGACGAGGTGGCTCACGCTCAGCATGCCGCGATTAGTGGCGTGTTCAACGATCAGGCGCCGGTGTTCTCCGCGGAGCAGGCTATCGGAGTTACCGGACCGGCGCAGCCCTTGGTGCACGTGTTGTTGGCCCGGCACGGACTGCTTCGCGGGTTGCGGCTGCTCCCGGCGAACGGAAACGGCGACGATGCCGTGGCCGAAGAATCACTGTCGAACAATCAGGCGGTTGTGGTGCTCAGTTGCGGTGTCCAAGGACAGGTTTGCGCTGTCGTAGTGGAGAAGGTGGCGCGATGA